The Punica granatum isolate Tunisia-2019 chromosome 4, ASM765513v2, whole genome shotgun sequence genome has a window encoding:
- the LOC116203824 gene encoding laccase-14-like, whose amino-acid sequence MGAYGGLIFAFIGFVFLHGWSFYSAQAAVHYYDFVLEEKNFTKLCSTKSILTVNGSFPGPEIRVHKGDTVFVTVHNHGTYGVTIHWHGVKQPRNPWSDGPENITQCPIPPNTSFTQEIIFSDEEGTLWWHAHSDWTRATVHGAIIIFPKPGDTYPYPKPAAEQTLVLGEWYKGDVMAIIEEAIATGGDPNLSDAFTINGQPGDLYDCSNTTTFRMLVDYGKTYLLRVINAVMNEEIFFGIANHTLRVVGTDGAYLKPINVEYIMITPGQTMDILVKANKPRSHYYMMGSPFADTNAPFDNTLTTAIFQYRGKYTPPSSPYVPSLPVYNNKSAAGNFTALLRSLASKKHPVCVPLNITKRIFMTVSVNQIECANASCSGPDGNRLSASLTNISFVTPSIDILQAYYRHIENVYNNTFPDKPPYFFNFTGDVGNNTVYPSLGTKVNMIKYGSAVEIIWQGTNVGAAENHPMHLHGYSFYVVGMGDGNFDNKTSPSKYNLVDPPLVNTIGLPKNGWTVIRFVADNPGVWFMHCHLERHASWGMDTVLIVQNGHTKDQKIRRPPKYMPPCSMS is encoded by the exons ATGGGAGCTTATGGAGGCTTGATCTTTGCATTCATAGGATTTGTCTTCTTGCATGGCTGGTCTTTCTACTCGGCTCAGGCCGCTGTGCATTACTATGATTTCGTC TTGGAAGAGAAAAACTTTACAAAGTTATGCAGCACGAAGAGCATATTGACAGTGAACGGCAGCTTTCCAGGGCCGGAAATTCGAGTCCACAAGGGAGACACTGTGTTTGTTACCGTCCATAATCATGGGACATACGGTGTGACCATTCACTG GCACGGAGTGAAACAACCTAGAAATCCCTGGTCGGATGGTCCGGAAAATATCACTCAATGTCCGATCCCACCGAACACCAGTTTCACTCAGGAGATCATATTTAGCGATGAAGAAGGGACGCTCTGGTGGCACGCTCACAGTGACTGGACTCGCGCCACCGTGCATGGCGCCATCATCATTTTTCCAAAGCCAGGAGATACATACCCATATCCGAAACCTGCTGCCGAGCAAACACTTGTATTAG GTGAATGGTACAAGGGAGATGTCATGGCGATTATCGAAGAAGCAATCGCAACTGGAGGTGATCCCAATCTATCGGACGCTTTCACCATCAACGGCCAACCGGGAGACTTATATGACTGCTCCAACA CAACCACGTTCCGCATGCTGGTCGACTATGGCAAGACCTACCTGCTCCGTGTAATCAATGCTGTGATGAACGAGGAGATCTTCTTCGGCATTGCGAACCACACCCTCAGGGTCGTGGGGACGGATGGCGCCTACTTGAAGCCTATAAATGTTGAGTACATCATGATCACGCCGGGACAAACTATGGACATTCTAGTCAAAGCGAATAAACCCCGGAGCCACTACTACATGATGGGAAGCCCTTTCGCGGACACGAATGCCCCGTTTGATAACACCTTGACAACGGCGATCTTCCAGTACCGGGGCAAGTACACCCCTCCGTCCTCCCCTTACGTCCCTAGCCTTCCCGTCTACAACAATAAGAGTGCGGCCGGGAACTTCACGGCACTACTGCGGAGCCTGGCGAGCAAGAAACACCCCGTGTGCGTGCCCCTTAACATCACAAAGCGTATCTTCATGACTGTTTCCGTGAATCAGATCGAATGCGCAAACGCGTCATGCAGTGGCCCCGACGGGAATAGATTATCCGCCAGTTTGACAAACATCAGCTTCGTGACTCCATCTATTGATATCCTACAAGCTTACTACAG GCACATTGAAAACGTATATAACAATACTTTTCCCGACAAGCCCCCTTACTTCTTCAACTTTACGGGAGATGTGGGGAACAACACGGTGTACCCGAGCCTAGGGACAAAGGTGAACATGATTAAGTACGGTTCTGCCGTGGAAATTATTTGGCAAGGGACCAACGTCGGGGCTGCCGAGAATCACCCGATGCATCTGCACGGTTACAGCTTCTACGTGGTCGGTATGGGTGATGGGAACTTCGATAATAAGACTAGCCCCTCCAAATATAACTTAGTTGATCCACCGCTGGTTAACACCATCGGACTCCCAAAGAATGGATGGACCGTGATAAGATTCGTTGCAGATAATCCCG GAGTATGGTTTATGCACTGTCATCTAGAGAGGCACGCGAGCTGGGGCATGGACACCGTCCTCATTGTTCAAAATGGTCACACCAAAGATCAGAAAATTCGCCGGCCCCCCAAGTACATGCCACCTTGTTCCATGTCCTAG